The sequence below is a genomic window from Citricoccus muralis.
GGGGTGCGTGAGGCTCTGGAGCTGGCCCGGACCGTACGTTTCGACGCCGCCGTGGTCGATCTCGGCCTCCCCGACGGTGACGGAGCAGATCTGGTTGCCGATTTGGTGCGGCTGGCGCCTCACGCCCGGATCATCGTCCTCACCGCCCATCCCCGTTCGGATGTCTCCCGTCGCGCGATCGAGAATGGCGCCTACTGGGTGCTTCCTAAGCGGGGACGCCTCAAGGATGTTCTGGTCGCCCTGCGTGAAGATCGGCCGGGTCCGGCGCCGGTACCCGATTGTGCGCTGTCACCACGGGAACGCGACGTCGTCGCCCTCCTGGCCGAAGGACTTGACGCACAGGAGATCGCCGCCCGGCTGCATTTATCGATTTACACCGTGCGCGATCACATCAAAGCGATCTTCCCCAAGCTGGGTGTCCACACACAGGCGGGCGCCGTAGTAGCTGCCGCTCGCGCAGGGATCATCGTTCTGGAACCACGATGATCACTCGTCAGGTCCGCCAAATGAACCGGACTACACGGCGAGCCATTCTCCTGCATACCGCTTCTACAGTCGCCGTCACGGCAGCCATGGCGGTGGCCTCCTCGCTCATTTCGACAGCGATCGCGGTCGAGGTAGCGCGGAGCAACGCGGAAGTAATCGCCGACACCGTGGCTCATGCGGTGGTTGCACCCCTGACCCTGGTCGACCTGGTCGGACCCAACGCCGAAGATCCGGAGCGGATCGCCGACGAGTTCGAGGCCTTCATCGACGGCGGGGTTCTGGAACGCGTCAAGATCTGGCAGTTAGTCGGCGATGAAGCCGTGGTGATTTACTCCGATGAACCGCGCAACGAGGGCGTGCGTCGAGCGGTGGATTCGGAGCTGGGAGCTCGTCTTGACCGGGGCGAGGTCGTCGTTCTCGATGTCCCCGATGATGCCGAGCATCAACACGAACAAGGCAACGATGACCTCCTCGAGGCGTTTATCGGTTTCACGGATGCCTCCGGTCACGCGATGCGACTGGAGCTCTACTTGGTCTCCACGGAGTCTGACTCGCTGGCCGCAATGCTCGGCGTCGTGTTGCCGATCTCGATTCTGGGACCGGCAGTGTTGGGCGCCGCCACGTTGCCCCTGGCACTGCGCCTGGCTCGGCAGTTGTCCCGGAGGGAGGAGGAGCGACAGCAGTTGCTCCACGCTGCCCTGGCCGCATCCGACCGAGAGCGACACCGACTCTCGGCGAGACTGCACGATCACGTGATCCAGGATCTTGCCAGCTTAGGATTGACCCTCGAACGACTCGGTGTGGAATCTTTTTCGCACGACAGGGCCGCCACGGAACTGCTCCAGCGTGCCGGTGAATTACTCGATACCGATATCGAGCACCTGCGCACCCTTTTGAGCGAGATCGCGCCGTCGGAATTCAACGAGTCCCTGGAAACAGCACTGGGCGAACTCGCCCGTGATCTGACCTCCGGCCGCGTGCGCATCGATGTTGATCTCGATCTGAAGGAGCCGGTGGGAACCGAGGTGGCCACCTTGATCTACCGGGCAGCACGAGAGTTGGTGCGCAATGCCCTCGACCACGGCTCTCCGGAGACGGTGCGCCTCGACCTGCGATCCGACCACGACGGGGTCAACCTGTGCATCACGGATGACGGCGTCGGTTTCGACCCGCAGGAGCCAGCCCCGCCAGGACATTGCGGCATAAGCCTCATCCGTCATGCCGTCACAGACCGCGGGGGTTCCCTCGACATCTCCAGTGATGAGCACGGGACACGAGTCGAGGTCTGGGTTCCCCGCGACGAACCGTCACGGCCGGCGGGCTAGACCCGATCCAGCGTCGGCTGGACGCGCATCAACTTCCGGCGCAACCAGAACCGCCGTCGTCCACCGCGGTAAAGAATGCTGCGTTGCAATTCCCAGCGGCCGTACTCAGCGTGCTCGACCAGTCTGCGGCGTGCGGTGGCCAGGGATTCTCTGGGGCCCACCGAGATCACCAGATACTCCCAGTCTTTGACTTTCTGGATCGATTCCACCGCGCTGACGTGTAGATCCTCCCGCACAGACACTGTCCTTTCCATCGTGTGACCTCAGGCTACCGCGGTCGGTACCAAGACGCTCGTTTCTCCGAGCAATCACCACCGTCATGACCTCTTCTCCTGCGACGGTCCACCGGCTACGGTGTAACCATGAGCACCGATCCGCGCATCGCCCTTGATTCCCTCGTCTCCGCGCTCCACGAGCATTTGGCTGCCGCCTCGGCCAAGCGCAGCGATTCAGATCCTGTGCTCGACGCGGCCTATCAAACCCTCGCCGACAGCTTCGAGGCGTATGAGGACGCCCTCTATGAAGCCACCGGCGAGGTCACTCCGCTGGACCTCTTCGACGATGATGACGACGACGAGGACAGTGACGACGAAAACGACGAGGACGACGAATTCGATCCGAACGAGTTGTCGACGGATCACGACGATGACGACCTCGATGACGATGAACTCCTGGCGGCCGAAGGCCAACGTGGCAGTTCAGGGGTCTGACCTCGGCTGAGAGTCGCGTGAGTTCAGCCTCATCCGGTGCGTCGCGGTCTGCGCGACACTGGATCGTGGCGTAGTGTGGCGCTGTGAGTTGGATTGAAGCGATTATCCTGGGGCTGGTCCAGGGACTGACCGAGTTCCTCCCCATCTCGTCCTCGGCACATCTGCGCATCGTGGGAGAGTTCCTTCCCGGTGCCTCCGATCCGGGGGCGGCTTTCACCGCCATCACCCAGATCGGCACCGAACTCGCCGTGCTCATCTATTTCTGGCGCGATATCGTGCACATCATCACCCAGTGGGCCAAGTCGCTCACGGGCGCCGTGGAGCGGTCCGACCCCGATGCCCGCATGGGCTGGCTGATCATCATCGGTTCCCTGCCGATCGCGGTGCTGGGTCTGCTGCTCGAGGACTACATCGACACCAGCTTCCGCTCGCTGTGGATCGTGGCCACCATGCTCATCGTCTTCGGTGTGCTGCTCGCCGTGGCCGACACCCTGGGGCGTCAGGTTAAACCGCTGACCGACCTGACCTGGCGTGACGGCCTCCTCTTCGGTCTCGCCCAGGCCCTCGCCCTGATCCCCGGGGTCTCACGCTCGGGTGGAACTATCACCATGGGGTTGGCGCTGGGCTATACCCGACCAGCTGCCGCCCGGTATGCGTTCCTGCTGGCTGTGCCGGCCGTGTTCGCCTCCGGTTTCTACAAGCTGTTCGGCGCTCTGACGGAACCTAATGTGGATGCCCCCTACTCGATGATGGAGACCTTCGCCGCCACCGTCGTCGCTTTCATCGTCGGCTATGCGGTCATCGCGTGGTTGATGCGCTTCATCTCGAGTCATTCGTTCCGCGGATTCGTCTGGTACCGGATTCTGCTCGGCCTGGCCATTTACTTGCTGTTGGGCTTCGGCGTCATCAACGCGTAGTCCTTCCAACGGCAATAGCCGGTTCCGTAGGCTGAACTTCAGCACCCCTTTCACCACTTGATCCACCACTTGCTTCAAGGAGCGAAAACCTTCCCATGCGTTCTTGGCCGACGACCGACATCCCTCAGCTGCCCGTTCTTCCCAATGCGCTACGCATCTGGGACACGGCATCCGGGGCACTGCAGCCAGCGGGTACCCA
It includes:
- a CDS encoding response regulator transcription factor; protein product: MLSPVLVVDDHQTFADLMRLGIDSQVDLTCAGVASGVREALELARTVRFDAAVVDLGLPDGDGADLVADLVRLAPHARIIVLTAHPRSDVSRRAIENGAYWVLPKRGRLKDVLVALREDRPGPAPVPDCALSPRERDVVALLAEGLDAQEIAARLHLSIYTVRDHIKAIFPKLGVHTQAGAVVAAARAGIIVLEPR
- a CDS encoding sensor histidine kinase, giving the protein MITRQVRQMNRTTRRAILLHTASTVAVTAAMAVASSLISTAIAVEVARSNAEVIADTVAHAVVAPLTLVDLVGPNAEDPERIADEFEAFIDGGVLERVKIWQLVGDEAVVIYSDEPRNEGVRRAVDSELGARLDRGEVVVLDVPDDAEHQHEQGNDDLLEAFIGFTDASGHAMRLELYLVSTESDSLAAMLGVVLPISILGPAVLGAATLPLALRLARQLSRREEERQQLLHAALAASDRERHRLSARLHDHVIQDLASLGLTLERLGVESFSHDRAATELLQRAGELLDTDIEHLRTLLSEIAPSEFNESLETALGELARDLTSGRVRIDVDLDLKEPVGTEVATLIYRAARELVRNALDHGSPETVRLDLRSDHDGVNLCITDDGVGFDPQEPAPPGHCGISLIRHAVTDRGGSLDISSDEHGTRVEVWVPRDEPSRPAG
- a CDS encoding DUF5703 family protein codes for the protein MREDLHVSAVESIQKVKDWEYLVISVGPRESLATARRRLVEHAEYGRWELQRSILYRGGRRRFWLRRKLMRVQPTLDRV
- a CDS encoding undecaprenyl-diphosphate phosphatase: MSWIEAIILGLVQGLTEFLPISSSAHLRIVGEFLPGASDPGAAFTAITQIGTELAVLIYFWRDIVHIITQWAKSLTGAVERSDPDARMGWLIIIGSLPIAVLGLLLEDYIDTSFRSLWIVATMLIVFGVLLAVADTLGRQVKPLTDLTWRDGLLFGLAQALALIPGVSRSGGTITMGLALGYTRPAAARYAFLLAVPAVFASGFYKLFGALTEPNVDAPYSMMETFAATVVAFIVGYAVIAWLMRFISSHSFRGFVWYRILLGLAIYLLLGFGVINA